A genome region from Ottowia testudinis includes the following:
- a CDS encoding RHS repeat-associated core domain-containing protein — protein MPASFTQRIRTPLLLASSLLLATPAWSQLKQITDPGITTVFARDSLKRLTAKTQTLTDAPASTHNVGYQWVPAGTGGGGELASITYPSGKQLTYQYDSTGQITGMLWDGQPLVINLKWNPLGQPTGWTWPFTAGSSGSGVSAARTYNTAGQLVSSETAAYRWDAAGRLSQINQQLFRPQAAAKPEGEPTTALLGVATTLGYDAAGRLSSVSHIPDTLQMPSPWVIQDIIGPLDSSYSWDANGNRTQARYTNYGGSGLTHSLTRSFTLQAGTNRIASVQDVREIGQSGSGTGSTGSTGTDTQTHHFDWDASGKLIGYHGGSLVFERDAAGRISAIQAAGSGTTAYQSNALAQRVRKQNNLQTAATVYGDDEAWPGLSSYPLGSYRMATSNGQALQGTEYLYLPTASGPMPIAVQIGNELLAVHTDHLNTPRRLTNRQGQAAWQWPVSGFGEVEPSTPVTGWIRPRLGSAAEVQGSTTISFELRYPGQQHDAETGLYYNHHRYYDPYLTVGYTEADPIGLQGGWNRFSYVGGNPLGFTDSMGLKSQICFYKGFNNDWPHVFTCVNGDCAGWYPSSSSNGKPKGPWGAMLDSDGQYINDNDEVSKSYCRDVKSCDEEFTDQCILQCRNNPPSSYNVFTSSCFNAAKDCEQKCVARSCANKLLKGFGK, from the coding sequence ATGCCCGCTTCCTTCACTCAGCGCATTCGCACCCCCCTGCTGCTCGCCAGCAGCCTGCTGCTGGCCACCCCCGCCTGGTCCCAACTCAAGCAAATCACCGACCCCGGCATCACCACCGTCTTTGCCCGAGACAGCCTCAAGCGCCTGACCGCCAAGACCCAAACCCTCACCGACGCCCCCGCCAGCACCCACAACGTGGGCTACCAATGGGTACCCGCTGGCACCGGTGGTGGTGGCGAATTGGCCAGCATCACCTACCCCAGCGGCAAACAACTCACCTACCAGTACGACAGCACCGGCCAGATCACCGGCATGCTCTGGGATGGGCAGCCGCTGGTCATCAACCTGAAGTGGAACCCCCTGGGCCAGCCCACCGGATGGACCTGGCCCTTCACCGCGGGCAGCTCAGGCTCGGGTGTCTCCGCTGCCCGCACCTACAACACCGCTGGCCAGCTGGTGTCCAGCGAAACCGCTGCCTACCGCTGGGACGCCGCGGGCCGGCTCAGCCAGATCAACCAGCAGCTGTTTCGCCCCCAGGCCGCGGCCAAGCCCGAGGGCGAACCCACCACCGCCCTGCTGGGTGTGGCCACCACCCTCGGCTATGACGCAGCGGGCCGCTTGAGCAGCGTGAGCCACATCCCCGATACCCTGCAGATGCCCAGCCCGTGGGTCATTCAGGACATCATCGGGCCGCTGGACAGCAGCTACAGCTGGGATGCCAATGGCAACCGCACCCAGGCGCGCTACACCAACTATGGCGGCTCAGGCCTGACGCACAGCCTCACGCGCAGCTTCACCCTGCAAGCGGGCACCAACCGCATCGCCAGCGTGCAGGACGTGCGAGAGATCGGCCAGAGTGGCTCCGGCACAGGCAGCACAGGCAGCACAGGCACCGACACCCAAACCCACCACTTCGACTGGGACGCCAGCGGCAAGCTCATCGGCTACCACGGCGGCAGTCTGGTGTTCGAGCGCGATGCGGCCGGGCGCATCAGCGCCATCCAGGCCGCAGGCAGTGGCACCACCGCCTACCAGAGCAACGCCCTGGCTCAGCGGGTGCGCAAGCAGAACAACCTGCAGACCGCCGCCACCGTCTATGGCGACGATGAAGCCTGGCCCGGTCTGTCCAGCTACCCGCTGGGCAGCTACCGGATGGCCACCAGCAATGGCCAGGCCCTCCAAGGCACCGAATACCTGTACCTGCCCACGGCCAGTGGCCCCATGCCCATTGCGGTGCAGATTGGCAATGAACTGCTGGCGGTTCACACCGATCATCTGAATACGCCCAGAAGATTGACCAACCGCCAGGGCCAAGCGGCCTGGCAATGGCCGGTGAGCGGCTTTGGCGAGGTCGAGCCCAGCACGCCGGTCACAGGCTGGATCAGGCCCAGGCTGGGCAGTGCGGCAGAGGTGCAAGGGTCAACCACCATCAGCTTTGAGCTGAGGTACCCGGGGCAGCAGCATGACGCGGAGACGGGGCTGTATTACAACCACCATCGCTATTACGACCCGTACCTCACCGTCGGATACACAGAAGCTGATCCGATTGGACTCCAAGGGGGATGGAATAGGTTTAGCTATGTGGGAGGGAACCCGTTGGGGTTCACTGACTCCATGGGTTTGAAATCGCAGATTTGCTTTTACAAGGGCTTCAATAACGATTGGCCACATGTATTTACCTGCGTGAACGGCGATTGTGCAGGATGGTATCCCTCGTCTTCTAGCAACGGGAAGCCCAAAGGACCATGGGGAGCGATGCTTGATAGCGATGGACAGTACATCAACGATAACGATGAGGTGTCGAAAAGCTATTGTCGAGATGTCAAGAGTTGCGACGAAGAATTCACCGACCAATGCATTTTGCAATGCAGAAATAACCCTCCGTCCAGCTATAATGTATTTACTAGCAGTTGCTTCAATGCAGCCAAGGATTGCGAGCAAAAATGCGTTGCTAGATCTTGTGCAAATAAGCTGCTGAAGGGCTTTGGCAAATAA
- a CDS encoding RHS repeat domain-containing protein, with protein sequence MMLRSFKFHSCSRFPGKRKRLIWLRRAKDLTRSFTLQAGTNRIASVQDVREIGQSGTSTGSTGTDTQTHHFDWDASGKLIGYHGGSLVFERDAAGRISAIQAAGSGTTAYQSNALAQRVRKQNNLQTTATVYGDDEAWPGLSSYPLGSYRMATSNGQALQGTEYLYLPTASGPMPIAVQIGNELLAVHTDHLNTPRRLTNRQGQAAWQWPVSGFGEVEPSTPVTGWIRPRLGSAAEVQGSTTISFELRYPGQQHDAETGLYYNHHRYYDPYLTVGYTEADPIGLEGGWNRFAYVDGNPLLYIDPTGLVKHTSGQWIDCGKGCKIRIDFTFDEKTGIKRRHLHWECKGDEGECGENGEASHGGTWADAPERIKQCALKNGFNGAAPEPDPPIITNPFSRPPVYDPRYDRPMPQPPRPYIPIFPLPGRMPKIF encoded by the coding sequence ATGATGCTGCGCAGCTTCAAATTTCATAGCTGCTCGCGCTTTCCAGGCAAGCGCAAGAGACTCATTTGGCTTAGAAGGGCCAAAGACCTCACCCGCAGCTTCACCCTGCAAGCGGGCACCAACCGCATCGCCAGCGTGCAGGACGTGCGAGAGATCGGCCAGAGTGGCACCAGCACAGGCAGCACAGGCACCGACACCCAAACCCACCACTTCGACTGGGACGCCAGCGGCAAGCTCATCGGCTACCACGGCGGCAGCCTGGTGTTCGAGCGCGATGCGGCCGGGCGCATCAGCGCCATCCAGGCCGCAGGCAGTGGCACCACCGCCTACCAGAGCAACGCCCTGGCTCAGCGGGTGCGCAAGCAGAACAACCTGCAGACCACCGCCACCGTCTATGGCGACGATGAGGCCTGGCCCGGTCTGTCCAGCTACCCGCTGGGCAGCTACCGGATGGCCACCAGCAATGGCCAGGCCCTCCAAGGCACCGAATACCTGTACCTGCCCACGGCCAGTGGCCCCATGCCCATTGCGGTGCAGATTGGCAATGAACTGCTGGCGGTTCACACCGATCATCTGAATACGCCCAGAAGATTGACCAACCGCCAGGGCCAAGCGGCCTGGCAATGGCCGGTGAGCGGCTTTGGCGAGGTCGAGCCCAGCACGCCGGTCACAGGCTGGATCAGGCCCAGGCTGGGCAGTGCGGCAGAGGTGCAAGGATCAACCACCATCAGCTTTGAGCTGAGGTACCCGGGGCAGCAGCATGACGCGGAGACGGGGCTTTATTACAACCACCATCGGTACTATGACCCGTACCTCACCGTCGGATACACAGAAGCTGATCCGATTGGGCTAGAGGGAGGGTGGAATCGGTTTGCCTATGTGGATGGAAATCCATTGCTCTATATCGATCCGACCGGGTTGGTGAAACACACGAGTGGACAATGGATTGATTGCGGAAAAGGCTGCAAAATCAGAATTGACTTCACGTTCGACGAGAAAACAGGCATTAAACGCCGACATTTGCATTGGGAGTGCAAAGGGGATGAAGGCGAATGCGGCGAAAACGGGGAGGCATCTCATGGTGGCACTTGGGCAGACGCCCCAGAAAGAATCAAGCAATGCGCGTTAAAGAATGGTTTTAATGGTGCGGCTCCGGAACCTGATCCGCCAATCATTACAAACCCTTTCTCTCGACCTCCTGTTTATGATCCGAGATACGATCGACCAATGCCTCAGCCGCCTAGGCCATACATCCCAATATTTCCGCTACCTGGTAGGATGCCGAAAATTTTTTGA
- a CDS encoding helix-turn-helix domain-containing protein: MLPGIVGISSQPTGLTALRKAAGFTQVELAAELGISQRMVAYYEAPEAQPPAHLLPALAQALGVSIDALYGREAPKRRLAKQEGDSRLRRRLLAVEKLGAAEKRQVIQLIDAFIERDQLKAKVQQRSG, from the coding sequence GTGCTGCCTGGAATTGTTGGGATTTCATCCCAACCTACCGGGCTGACGGCGCTGCGCAAGGCCGCCGGTTTCACGCAGGTGGAGTTGGCCGCCGAGCTGGGGATTTCTCAGCGGATGGTGGCTTACTACGAGGCTCCAGAGGCGCAGCCACCGGCCCATCTGCTGCCGGCGCTGGCGCAGGCGCTGGGGGTGTCGATCGATGCGCTGTATGGCCGTGAGGCGCCGAAACGGCGTTTGGCCAAGCAGGAGGGCGATAGCCGCCTACGGCGCCGGCTGCTGGCCGTCGAGAAGCTGGGCGCGGCCGAGAAGCGCCAGGTGATTCAGCTGATCGATGCCTTCATCGAGCGCGATCAGCTCAAGGCCAAGGTGCAGCAGCGTTCAGGGTGA
- the asd gene encoding aspartate-semialdehyde dehydrogenase: MNKIGNLVGLVGWRGMVGSVLMDRMQAEKDFDLIEPMFFSTSNAGGAAPAMAKNEKTLKDAHDIDALKKCDIIITCQGGDYTNQVFPQLRAAGWKGHWIDAASALRMNQDAVIVLDPVNLPVIQAALLKGGNNWIGGNCTVSCMLMGVGALFKAGLVEWMSTQTYQAASGGGAQHMRELLTQFGTLNASVKALLNEPKSAILEIDRQVLATQRGLSGDAVANFGVPLAGSLIPWIDKDLGDGYSREEWKGMAETNKILGQGEGFGTAATPVDGFCVRVGAMRCHSQALTFKLKKNVPLDEIEDMLAADNEWVQVVPNNKEDTLRYLTPVAVTGTMTIPVGRIRKLAMGPEYLGAFTIGDQLLWGAAEPLRRMLRILLAA, translated from the coding sequence ATGAACAAGATCGGTAACCTGGTAGGCCTCGTCGGCTGGCGCGGCATGGTTGGCTCTGTGCTGATGGATCGCATGCAGGCCGAAAAAGATTTCGACTTGATCGAGCCGATGTTCTTTTCGACCAGCAATGCGGGTGGTGCGGCCCCCGCAATGGCCAAGAACGAAAAGACGCTGAAGGATGCGCACGACATCGACGCGCTCAAGAAGTGCGACATCATCATCACCTGCCAGGGCGGCGACTACACCAACCAGGTGTTCCCCCAGCTGCGCGCCGCTGGCTGGAAGGGCCACTGGATCGATGCCGCCAGCGCCCTGCGCATGAACCAGGACGCGGTGATCGTGCTCGACCCGGTCAACCTGCCCGTGATCCAGGCCGCGCTGTTAAAGGGCGGCAACAACTGGATCGGCGGTAACTGCACTGTCAGCTGCATGCTGATGGGCGTGGGCGCGCTGTTCAAGGCCGGGCTGGTAGAGTGGATGAGCACGCAAACCTACCAGGCCGCGTCGGGCGGCGGCGCACAGCACATGCGCGAGCTGCTGACGCAGTTTGGCACCTTGAATGCATCGGTCAAGGCGCTGCTGAATGAGCCGAAAAGCGCGATCCTTGAAATCGACCGCCAGGTACTGGCCACGCAGCGCGGGCTGTCGGGCGACGCAGTGGCCAATTTTGGCGTGCCGCTGGCAGGCTCGCTCATCCCGTGGATCGACAAGGACCTGGGCGACGGCTATTCGCGCGAAGAATGGAAAGGCATGGCCGAAACCAACAAAATCCTCGGCCAGGGCGAGGGCTTTGGCACCGCCGCCACACCGGTCGATGGCTTCTGCGTACGCGTGGGCGCCATGCGCTGCCACAGCCAGGCACTGACCTTCAAGCTGAAGAAGAACGTGCCGCTGGATGAGATCGAGGACATGCTGGCGGCTGACAACGAGTGGGTGCAGGTGGTGCCCAACAACAAGGAAGACACGCTGAGATACCTGACCCCGGTGGCGGTAACGGGCACCATGACCATTCCGGTGGGCCGCATCCGCAAGCTGGCGATGGGGCCAGAATACTTGGGCGCGTTCACCATTGGCGACCAGTTGCTGTGGGGCGCGGCCGAGCCGCTGCGCCGCATGCTGCGGATTTTGCTGGCCGCCTGA
- a CDS encoding FimV/HubP family polar landmark protein has translation MQNKTAQIPQGSIDQGMAKRPWKRGVLASAVALTMLGASLDAQALALGAITVRSALGEPLRAEIEVPQISSQEAATFQAAVASPQAFRSAGVDYSPALSGARVTLHRRSNGQAYLRVAGDRPINEPFLGIVIDANWGGGRVVRDYTMLVDPPGRVAPPPVTVTQPQIAQPPVAPPGAVQEPAVAQAPTAVQTTPTPVPESATRARRPAAESPRVRATLAPAASGDGDRVTVQRGDTAYGLASTHAADGVSLDQMLLAMLRANPKAFIGGNVNRMRAGAVLNMPTAEQAAATPRQTARRAVVAQSRDFNAYRHGVASRSGSTRVASATRSTAGGVQPQVQEARPAAPSPDKLTLSRAGAPSGTESKVAQSRQAQEQSDRVAELNKNIKELSRLQAASGAAAARPAAPAASAAVPAINVPTGAPAAPVPVPAPTPAPPTVTPTVPASAAATAAAVVASAAANAASDAATAASDAATAAASAASSASAAAPAAVAAADSAASAAAVAASAAAPAPAKPRVVPAPAPVAEPSFLDSLTDNPLLLPGVGVLLAALAGLGFYRARQRKKETAPLDSSFIESRLQPDSFFGASGGQRVNTKEGGSSVSANSSMAYSPSQLDAAGDVDPVAEADVYLAYGRDMQAEEILKEALRSHPGRVAIHRKLAEIYAKRRDARAFEAMAIEAHGLTHGQGPDWLAITSLGSELDPSNQLYQPGGTPLARTAPAPVRATFGADTEPQTAQLIDPKVNPNAHAPLDLDLDLNDAPVRAPAAVPAPTPPAPTPSVVAPAVAAGAAAAATAAAARLSVAPPPPSDSELHAPLDFDLDLAFAPPSEQGTAKPPAAQAQRPAAAPVAPVVENNAGMIDFDMNALSVDPDSRSGGELKTEQPDDADEDPLGTKLSLAQEFHAIGDTEGARSLVKEVIAESSGALRVRAERFLAELH, from the coding sequence ATGCAGAATAAGACCGCGCAGATCCCGCAGGGGTCGATTGATCAGGGCATGGCCAAACGGCCATGGAAGAGGGGCGTGCTGGCTTCGGCCGTCGCTCTGACCATGTTGGGCGCAAGCCTGGATGCCCAGGCGCTGGCCCTGGGCGCCATTACCGTGCGGTCTGCCTTGGGCGAACCGCTGCGCGCCGAGATCGAGGTGCCGCAGATTTCATCCCAGGAGGCGGCCACCTTCCAGGCAGCGGTTGCCTCTCCGCAGGCGTTTCGTTCGGCCGGCGTCGATTATTCGCCGGCGCTGAGCGGCGCGCGCGTTACCCTGCATCGCCGCTCCAACGGTCAGGCATACCTGCGCGTGGCGGGCGATCGCCCCATCAACGAGCCGTTCCTCGGCATCGTGATCGACGCCAACTGGGGCGGCGGGCGCGTGGTGCGCGACTACACCATGCTGGTCGATCCGCCGGGCCGCGTCGCACCACCGCCGGTGACCGTCACGCAACCCCAGATTGCGCAGCCGCCTGTGGCGCCGCCGGGCGCCGTACAAGAACCCGCCGTGGCTCAGGCGCCGACCGCGGTGCAAACCACCCCCACACCGGTCCCCGAATCGGCGACGCGCGCGCGCCGCCCGGCCGCCGAATCACCTCGCGTGCGCGCGACTCTTGCACCGGCTGCCAGCGGCGATGGCGACCGTGTCACGGTGCAACGGGGCGACACCGCTTACGGGCTTGCGTCTACCCATGCCGCCGACGGCGTGTCGTTGGACCAGATGCTGTTGGCCATGTTGCGCGCCAACCCGAAAGCGTTCATTGGCGGCAACGTCAATCGCATGCGGGCCGGCGCCGTGCTGAACATGCCCACAGCGGAACAGGCTGCAGCCACCCCCCGCCAAACCGCCCGGCGCGCCGTGGTAGCGCAAAGCCGTGATTTCAACGCCTATCGGCACGGAGTGGCCAGCCGCAGTGGCAGCACGCGCGTGGCCTCGGCCACGCGCAGCACGGCCGGCGGTGTACAGCCCCAGGTTCAGGAAGCACGTCCAGCGGCGCCCAGCCCGGATAAGCTGACCCTGTCGCGCGCTGGCGCGCCAAGTGGCACCGAATCCAAGGTCGCCCAGTCTCGTCAGGCTCAGGAGCAGTCTGATCGCGTGGCGGAGCTGAACAAGAACATCAAAGAGCTTTCGCGCTTGCAGGCGGCCTCGGGCGCAGCAGCGGCACGGCCAGCCGCGCCGGCAGCCAGTGCTGCGGTGCCGGCCATCAACGTACCGACTGGCGCGCCAGCGGCCCCTGTACCCGTGCCCGCTCCTACGCCCGCACCGCCAACGGTCACGCCGACGGTGCCGGCATCCGCTGCGGCTACCGCCGCTGCCGTGGTCGCCTCTGCGGCCGCCAACGCCGCTTCGGATGCGGCCACTGCGGCGTCGGACGCCGCCACGGCCGCTGCCAGCGCCGCGTCCAGCGCCAGCGCAGCCGCGCCTGCGGCAGTCGCAGCTGCCGACAGCGCTGCTTCGGCAGCTGCGGTGGCCGCCAGCGCGGCGGCCCCAGCACCGGCCAAGCCTCGGGTGGTACCCGCCCCTGCCCCAGTTGCAGAGCCATCGTTCCTCGATTCGCTCACCGACAATCCGCTGCTGTTGCCGGGTGTCGGCGTGCTGCTGGCGGCGCTGGCTGGCCTTGGGTTTTACCGTGCGCGCCAGCGCAAAAAAGAGACCGCACCGCTCGATAGCTCGTTCATCGAAAGCCGCCTGCAACCCGATTCGTTCTTCGGTGCCAGCGGCGGCCAGCGCGTGAACACCAAGGAAGGTGGGTCTTCGGTCAGCGCCAATTCGTCCATGGCCTACTCGCCCAGCCAGTTGGACGCTGCTGGCGATGTGGATCCTGTGGCCGAGGCCGATGTCTACCTGGCCTACGGCCGTGACATGCAGGCTGAGGAAATCCTCAAGGAAGCCTTGCGCAGCCACCCCGGCCGCGTGGCCATCCATCGCAAGCTGGCTGAAATCTACGCCAAGCGCCGCGATGCGCGTGCATTCGAAGCGATGGCGATCGAGGCCCATGGCCTCACGCACGGTCAGGGCCCCGACTGGCTGGCCATCACCAGCTTGGGCAGCGAACTCGATCCCAGCAATCAGCTGTACCAACCCGGCGGCACGCCTTTGGCCCGCACGGCGCCTGCGCCGGTGCGCGCGACCTTTGGCGCCGACACAGAACCACAGACGGCGCAGCTGATTGACCCAAAGGTCAACCCCAATGCCCATGCGCCGCTGGATCTTGACCTTGACCTGAACGACGCGCCCGTCCGAGCTCCTGCCGCGGTGCCGGCACCAACGCCGCCAGCGCCGACGCCGTCCGTCGTCGCGCCCGCTGTAGCCGCCGGCGCCGCTGCCGCCGCGACGGCTGCCGCGGCTCGCCTTTCGGTGGCGCCACCACCACCCTCTGATTCCGAGCTGCACGCGCCGCTTGACTTCGATCTTGATCTCGCCTTTGCACCGCCGTCCGAGCAGGGCACCGCCAAGCCGCCCGCGGCCCAGGCCCAGCGCCCTGCCGCGGCGCCCGTCGCGCCAGTGGTCGAAAACAACGCCGGCATGATCGACTTTGACATGAACGCGCTGTCGGTCGATCCCGATTCACGCTCCGGCGGCGAATTGAAGACCGAACAACCCGATGACGCAGATGAGGACCCTCTGGGCACCAAGCTGTCCTTGGCTCAGGAGTTCCATGCCATCGGCGACACCGAAGGCGCGCGTTCGCTCGTCAAGGAAGTGATCGCCGAATCCTCGGGCGCCCTGCGCGTGCGGGCCGAGCGTTTCCTGGCAGAGCTGCACTGA
- the truA gene encoding tRNA pseudouridine(38-40) synthase TruA, with the protein MRIALGISYLGTAYQGWQSQPSGQTVQDKLEAALAAFATAPVGTLCAGRTDAGVHGLMQVVHFDTDLVREPFSWVRGTNRFLPPDIAVQWATPVQDAFHARASALARRYTYVMLESPVRPSVDAGRVGWVFRALDAAAMQRAAALLIGEHDFTSFRASACQALTPVKQLRHIGINRRGAYWRFDFEANAFLHHMIRNIMGCLVAVGQGLQPPEWMGEVLAARDRDAAAPTFSPDGLYFLGPRYDAHWGLPERTAAYDGLP; encoded by the coding sequence GTGAGAATCGCGCTCGGCATCAGTTATCTCGGCACGGCCTACCAGGGCTGGCAAAGCCAGCCATCGGGGCAAACCGTTCAGGACAAGCTTGAAGCAGCGCTGGCGGCGTTTGCCACCGCCCCCGTCGGCACGCTGTGCGCCGGCCGCACCGATGCCGGCGTGCATGGTCTGATGCAGGTGGTGCATTTCGACACCGACTTGGTGCGCGAACCCTTCTCCTGGGTGCGCGGCACCAACCGCTTTCTGCCGCCCGACATCGCGGTGCAGTGGGCCACGCCCGTGCAAGACGCTTTTCACGCCCGCGCCAGCGCCCTCGCCCGCCGATACACCTACGTGATGCTTGAGTCGCCCGTGCGGCCAAGCGTCGATGCGGGGCGCGTGGGCTGGGTGTTCCGCGCGCTCGATGCAGCTGCCATGCAGCGCGCGGCGGCTCTGTTGATCGGCGAGCACGATTTCACCTCGTTTCGCGCCAGCGCCTGTCAGGCGCTCACACCCGTCAAGCAGTTGCGGCATATCGGCATCAACCGGCGCGGCGCCTACTGGCGCTTCGACTTCGAGGCCAATGCTTTTTTGCACCACATGATCCGCAACATCATGGGCTGTCTGGTCGCCGTCGGTCAGGGTCTGCAACCGCCCGAATGGATGGGCGAGGTGCTGGCCGCGCGCGACCGCGATGCCGCGGCGCCCACCTTCTCGCCAGACGGACTGTACTTTCTTGGCCCGCGCTACGACGCGCATTGGGGTCTGCCCGAGCGCACCGCAGCCTATGATGGCCTGCCATGA
- a CDS encoding phosphoribosylanthranilate isomerase yields MSAHCSNPSRTRIKICGLTREADVDAAVAAGADAIGFVLYPKSPRFVTPQRAGELARRLPPMVTPVLLFVNEDAINIEAACAYVSGATLQFHGDESATACQRAARATGRFFWRAARIPKSDVSGFDLVKFAHAFQSAQAILLDAHVEGYGGGGETFDWSRLPPNVPAHLVLSGGLTPANVGAGMAALRGRGISLAVDVSSGVEADGPDGKPRKGIKDADKIHQFAAAVRAADAQFSIAP; encoded by the coding sequence ATGAGCGCGCACTGCTCCAACCCCTCCCGCACCCGCATCAAGATCTGCGGCCTGACGCGCGAAGCCGACGTTGACGCCGCCGTGGCTGCCGGTGCCGACGCGATCGGTTTCGTGCTGTACCCCAAAAGCCCGCGCTTCGTCACGCCACAGCGCGCCGGCGAGTTGGCGCGCCGGCTGCCACCGATGGTCACGCCAGTGCTGCTGTTCGTCAACGAGGATGCTATCAATATAGAAGCTGCTTGCGCTTATGTATCGGGCGCTACACTGCAATTTCATGGCGATGAATCGGCCACCGCATGCCAGCGGGCCGCGCGAGCCACCGGCCGTTTTTTTTGGCGCGCGGCGCGCATTCCCAAAAGCGATGTCAGCGGGTTTGACTTGGTAAAATTCGCCCACGCTTTTCAGTCCGCGCAAGCCATCCTGCTCGATGCCCACGTCGAAGGCTATGGCGGCGGCGGAGAGACATTCGATTGGTCACGCCTGCCTCCAAACGTTCCCGCTCACCTCGTCTTGTCTGGTGGGCTCACACCTGCAAACGTGGGCGCCGGCATGGCCGCGCTGCGCGGCCGGGGCATCTCGCTCGCGGTTGACGTTTCCTCCGGCGTCGAGGCCGATGGCCCCGATGGCAAGCCGCGAAAAGGCATCAAGGACGCCGACAAGATTCACCAATTCGCCGCCGCCGTGCGCGCGGCGGATGCTCAATTTTCCATAGCACCATGA
- the trpB gene encoding tryptophan synthase subunit beta has protein sequence MIDYQQPDPSGHFGRYGGSFISETLTYAINELRDAYAKYQHDPEFRAEFHHELAHYVGRPSPVYHAARTSRELGGAQIYLKREDLNHTGAHKINNVIGQAMLARRMGKPRVIAETGAGQHGVATATICARYGLQSVVYMGSEDIKRQSPNVYRMKLLGATVVPVESGSKTLKDALNEAMRDWVANVDNTFYIIGTVAGPHPYPMMVRDFQSVIGQECLKQMPEMLAALGIAAQQPDAVIACVGGGSNAMGIFHPYIPHEKTRLIGVEAAGEGLDSGKHSASLQRGSSGVLHGNRTYILQDDNGQITETHSISAGLDYPGVGPEHAWLKDIGRAEYVGATDAEALAAFHHLCRTEGIIPALESSHAFAYAMKLAPTMRPDQSILVNLSGRGDKDIGTVADLDGVEFYDRPSMRGHVVKGAKP, from the coding sequence ATGATCGACTATCAACAGCCCGACCCCAGTGGGCACTTTGGCCGCTACGGCGGCAGCTTCATCAGCGAAACGCTGACCTACGCCATCAATGAGCTGCGCGACGCGTACGCCAAGTACCAGCACGACCCCGAGTTCCGGGCCGAATTTCATCACGAGCTGGCACATTACGTTGGCCGCCCCTCGCCCGTCTACCACGCCGCGCGCACCAGCCGCGAGCTGGGTGGCGCGCAGATTTACCTCAAGCGCGAAGACCTCAACCACACCGGCGCGCACAAGATCAACAACGTCATCGGCCAGGCCATGCTGGCGCGCCGCATGGGCAAGCCGCGCGTCATTGCCGAGACAGGCGCCGGCCAGCACGGCGTGGCCACCGCCACCATCTGCGCGCGCTACGGACTGCAATCCGTGGTCTACATGGGCAGCGAGGACATCAAGCGCCAAAGCCCCAACGTCTATCGCATGAAGCTGCTCGGCGCCACGGTGGTGCCCGTCGAATCGGGCAGCAAAACGCTGAAAGACGCGCTGAACGAAGCCATGCGCGACTGGGTCGCCAACGTGGACAACACCTTCTACATCATCGGTACCGTGGCCGGCCCGCACCCCTACCCGATGATGGTGCGCGATTTTCAAAGCGTGATCGGCCAGGAATGCCTGAAGCAAATGCCCGAGATGCTGGCAGCGCTTGGCATTGCCGCGCAACAGCCCGATGCCGTGATCGCCTGTGTGGGCGGCGGCAGCAACGCCATGGGCATCTTCCACCCCTACATTCCGCATGAAAAAACGCGCCTGATCGGCGTCGAAGCCGCCGGCGAAGGGCTGGACAGCGGCAAGCACTCCGCCAGTCTGCAGCGCGGCTCCAGCGGCGTGCTGCACGGCAACCGCACCTACATCCTGCAGGACGACAACGGCCAGATCACCGAGACGCACAGCATTTCGGCTGGCCTCGACTACCCCGGCGTCGGCCCCGAGCACGCCTGGCTGAAAGACATCGGCCGCGCCGAATACGTCGGTGCCACCGACGCCGAGGCCCTGGCCGCCTTCCACCACCTGTGCCGCACGGAGGGCATCATCCCCGCGCTCGAATCCAGTCACGCCTTTGCCTACGCCATGAAGCTCGCGCCCACGATGCGGCCCGATCAATCCATCCTGGTCAACTTGTCGGGCCGGGGCGACAAGGACATCGGCACCGTGGCCGATCTGGACGGCGTGGAGTTCTACGACCGCCCCTCCATGCGCGGCCACGTGGTGAAGGGGGCTAAGCCATGA